The region gtgtgtgtgcttgtgtgagtgtgtgtgtgtgtgtgtgtgcgtgcgtgcgtgtaCATGCGTGCGTGTGCGTATGTGTATGCGTctgtgcgtgcgtgtgtgtgtgtgtgcgtgcgtgcatgtgtgtatgtgtgtgtttgcgtgcgtgcgtgtgtgcgtgcATGTGCGtgcttgtgtgtgtgtgtgtgtgcgtgtgtgtgtgtgtgcgggtgtgcgtgtgtgcgtgcgtgcgtgcgtgtgcgtgtgtgcgtgcgtgcgtgtgtgtgtgtgtgtgtgtgtgtgtgtgaatgcatgtgtgcgtgcgtgtgcgtgcgtgcgtgcatgcatgcgtgtgtgcgtgtgtgtgtttgtgtgtgtgtgtgcatgtgtgtgtgagtgcgtgcgtgcgtgtgcgtgtgtgtgtgtgtgcgtgtgcgtgtgtgcgtgtgcgtatgtgtgtgcgtgcgtgtgtgtgcgAGTGCGTacgtgtgtgtgtgcgtgcgtgtgcgtttgtgcgtgtgtgcgtgcgtgcgtgtgcgtgtgtgtgtgtgtttgagtgcgtacgtgcgtgtgtgcgtgcgtgtgtgtttgtgtgtgtgagtgcgcgtgtgcgtgcgtgcgtatgtgtgtgtgtgtgtgtgtgtgtgtgagagagagagagagagagagagagtaatTAACTTTCTCAAAATATCAATTCTCAAAATTTATCAGCTCAAATCTCTTCAGCAGTTCAAGTTCACACTTTAGTTACGGCACAATGATACCTTTTTTAGAGTGTAAAATCTACATCCCGAGAAAATATACTATATTTCAAAGGTCAGTCATATCAAAAGCCTTCATCGGCATCTTTTTAAACTTGTCTATCTCAGAAGTACAACTCCCTGTCAGATGTATGTCATTCGCATAAAGACACTCCATAATCATATTACCTTCAGAGGTATGATGCACGTCCACACCATAttccatttcacattttttgaatcccaaatgcttgaaaaatgaatcaattttcagattccaagTCCTTGGAGCTTGTTTCAGCCCGTACAAGGCTTTATGTAGCTTGTACACCATCCCTTATTTgttctttttcacaaatccaaGAGGATGTAACACATAAGCTTCTTGTTCCAATAGACCTCTCAGTAATATGAATATAATTATCTAAATGATATGAATAACATACTGATTTTGTAGCTCAAACTAATCATGTTTTCTACACACCCATCTATTACTCGGAATCAATATTCCTTTTCTTCTCTAAAAAAAATCGTCACTTTTCCATTCTcccttttcttgtttttctttctTATGGTTGCCTTGTTGTTGCATTGGTTTTATATTAGGGATTATAAAAAAATTCTTACACCAAACATAGAAATACCCATGAAATTGAAAAATTTTATTCATACTCTAACAATTATCCCATCACCCCTACAATTCATTCGATTTGACCAAAATATCCTTATATATTATATCAgaaaaaatctttaaaaaattGTGAAATACAATAGGCAACAACGAAAAACCGTGCCCTAAAGTAAAAAATCGTTGCCTATTCTTCGAAAGTATTTATACAAAGTTATCTGCTCTGAAAAAAATTCCATTCCATATAACTATATGTAAGTTATTTGGAAACTACAATAAAAATGAGTTGAGGCAACAATGACTATGGCCTAAAGTAAAAAGAAAGTTGTTTCCGTAGTCTTATTTTCCTTTTGGAAACGTTTGAGTGATCTGACAATGTGCTTTAATTTTTTAAGTGCTCTTTGTTTACTTTTGGCAACAGTTTTGAAACCGTTGTCTAATATGTCATTGCCAAATGAAAAAATATTACTGAAAAACTTATAACAAGTTATCCGTTATCTGATGAGCAAAATTTTGGTAAAAAATTATAATACCGAAAAACTTACAAGAAGTTATCCGATAACCAAAATTTATAAAAAGTTATAATGTCAAAAAATTGATGACAAGTTATTCGATGAGCAAAATATTGATAAAAAATTATAATATCGGAAAAGTTATTGCAAGTTATCTGATGAAAAGAAATTACATATTGAAATTCTTTAAGTGACGTTTTCCGGTGCACTGATGTAGGGGTATAAAAAATttcaatttcaaaagaaaaagaagatataatagtaatattttgaaaaatataggagtagaaaaataattgtaagggtATGGAGTAAAATTTTctaaaattgaaaaaaaaaaacttaaacatttttttctcacttttttttaaataaaagaTAGATATCACTTTAAGAGTGAGTGCATACTACACTTTATTACATGAAAATGCATACCATATTAAACAACAATCAATAACTACATCCTCGTATATTTCATAAATATATGCTCATGTATTATGTAAAGATGTAAATTAACAACCACCAATAACCAATGACTATATCTACATGTATTACAGAAACTATGATCACATATACATGAAGATGTAAATTAACAACCACCAAGAATAAGATGAACAACATAAAACCAATGACTACATATTTATGTGTTAATCACTTGACTCACCGTTACTTTCACTATCTTCATCGGTGATTTTTATTTTCTTCCTAATCTAATTCGATTGTTGCTAATTTCTTATCATAACTTTCATCACAGTTCCAATATGCATCTTCTTACATATTGTAAAACTCCAAAAAAATCTAAATGGGGATTATCTGAACCACTTTCAGGTGTGGATCATCTTTCACTTTCTTTGCATAACTCCCAAAAACAATATAAAAAAACATTGTAAAACTATAATAACTACAAAAGTTTGAATCATAGTTAGAAATTCAAAAACCTTAAACTCTTCATCATTCTATTGTAATTGAATCATTCAATGTCACAACCACTTTCTCATCTCTTTTTCCCAAATAAGAAACGTAATAAAACAACCACCATAGCAATTCCTCCTAAAGACCCACCTGCCACAACAGGCCAACTCATCTCCATCCCATTCTCCTTCACATTCATATTCATTAAACTAAATTCCAAAACCCTAACTTTCTCTTCCAAATTTCTATTCTCTTTTAACCATTTTTCTAACTCAATTTTTCTCTCTCTAATAACATTCTCCAATTCCTCAACCTTTCTATTTTTTTCATCAACTTTTTCCTTCATCTCTTCCTCAACCCTAACTCTCTTACTATTCTCTTCAGCTTCTTTCATTTCATTAACTCCAATTTTCCTCTCCAATTCCCTAACCTTTATTTCCATCTCACCATTCTCTTGTCTCAGcttttttccttctttttcaATCATATCAATCTTATTTTCTTTCTCTTCTAGAATCTTCATTAGTTTCTCTACCTCTACTTTCGATCCCACCACTTCTTTACGCAGCATCGCAGTTTCCTCCTCCAACTCCATCGTTGAATCCTCCGCATCCTTGCGTATTTTCTCCATCTTCTCCTTCATTTTATGGATCTCCTCATTCTTCGTTGCGTTCTCATGTTCCAAAGCTGCGGTTTTCTTTTTGGAACCCATGCCGGTGGATTCCTCCATTGCAATGAGTTCGCAAGAGAAGAGAGTGTTTAGAAATTGAAATGAAAAGGTAGTTTGCATAGATTTGGATCGTTTTAATTGAAGATCTTGAAGAGATTGGAGAGGTATGAACGATGAAACTTGTTATGTAGGAATGATTGGAAATAAATCCGCCAAAATTGCCAAGTCATGAAGACCATTTTTACGAGAAATAATTGGAATCTTTTCCGGGAAAATGGAGGAAAAGTATTCAAATTTTGCATGTTTTTctttaaatatatatatatatatatatatatatatatatatatatatatgtgtgtgtgtgaatatatatatatatatatatatatatatatatatatatattctcacacacacacacatatatatatatatatatatatatatatatatatatatatatatatatatatatatatatatatatatatatatatatatatatatatatatatatatatatagttttatTAACTTATTCTAAATCACAACCGTTATATTGAACCATTAGATTTAAAATA is a window of Lathyrus oleraceus cultivar Zhongwan6 chromosome 6, CAAS_Psat_ZW6_1.0, whole genome shotgun sequence DNA encoding:
- the LOC127093665 gene encoding peroxisomal and mitochondrial division factor 1-like, with the protein product MQTTFSFQFLNTLFSCELIAMEESTGMGSKKKTAALEHENATKNEEIHKMKEKMEKIRKDAEDSTMELEEETAMLRKEVVGSKVEVEKLMKILEEKENKIDMIEKEGKKLRQENGEMEIKVRELERKIGVNEMKEAEENSKRVRVEEEMKEKVDEKNRKVEELENVIRERKIELEKWLKENRNLEEKVRVLEFSLMNMNVKENGMEMSWPVVAGGSLGGIAMVVVLLRFLFGKKR